In Novosphingobium sp. G106, the sequence GGCCCGCCGATGATCCGACGTGGAGAAGCCATGATGATACTTGAGCCGCACCGGCAGGGGCTGTCGGTGGACCGCCATCGCCTGTCGGACGGGCCGCGATCCCAAGACCATTCGCTAATACATCGAGCGCGGCGTCGAGGTGCCGGCGTACGGCTCCGCGCCAGTTGCGGCGTTCGTGCGAGATCGCGCTGTACATGGAGTTCCTGCGCGAGCGGGTCACCGCGTTTCCTCGAATCGGCGGCCTCGCGGCTGACCCGCGAGATCCGGGAGATGGGCTACGCCGGCGCCTATACCGCCGTGAAGGGATATCTCGCCGTTATCCGGCCCGAGCACGATCCCAAGCCCTACGAGGTCCGCTTCTGAGACCGTTGCCGGTGTGCAGGGCCAGGTCGACTTCGCCCGCTTCGTCGTCGAGTTCACTGACGAGCCGGGGGTGGTGAGCATCGTCTGGATGCTGGTTCAGCCTGGTGCTGGGCTACCCGCGGTTCCCGTTTGCCCGCTACATGCTGCACCAGGACCTGCAGACGCTGCTGCGCTGTCACATGCAGGCCTTCGAGGCGCTGGGCGGCGTGCCGATCGAGATCCTCTACGACCGTACAGCGACGGCCGTGACCGGCGAGGATGATCAGGGCCTCATTGTTCATAACACCTCGTTGCTGGCGCTGGCGAAGCATTACTGCTTCCAGCCCAGGGCCTGCCGTCCCTATCGCGCAAAAACGAAGGGCAAGGTTGAGCGGCTCTTCCTCTACATCCGCGACGACTTCTTCCTGGGGCGATCCTTCCGCAACATGGAGGACCTCAATGTCCAGCTCATCGACTGGAGCCTGGATACGGTCGCCAATGCACGCGTGCACGGGACGACCCAACGCGTGGTGGCCGAGGCCCTAGCCGAGGAACAGGGGAACTTCAGCGGCCTCCTCGACCATCGCTTCAACGCCGTCCTGAAGCTCGAGCGGCGGGTTACCCATGATGGCTTCGTCGCGGTTGGCGGCAACTTCTACAGCGTGCCCGACCGGACCCGCCGGCTCGTCGAGATCGAGCAGTTGCCGGATCTGGTGCGCATCATCGACCGCGGCATCATCGTCGCCGAGCATCCCGTGCTCGAAGGGCGCCGGTAATATCGTATCGACTGGCGCCATCGCACCGGACGGCCGCAGCCGCGAACGCCGGAGAGGCCCATGACAATGATCGGCCGGATCGGCGACCATGTGCCACTGCGTTCGCTGGCGGCCTATGAGGCGATCGGCGCGAGCCTGGCGATGGAGGGGCGGCCATGAACGGTGCGGCACCATCCTCGCGCGTCGACTCCATCCGCCGCAGCCTCGTCATGCTCAAGATGCCGCGCGCACTCGAGATCCTCGATGCCACCCTGCGGCGCATCGAGCAGGGTCAGATCGATGGCATCGAAGCGCTTGATGAGCTGCTGGGCGAAGAGCTCGCTGCGCGAGAACCGCCGGATCAAGGCTGCCCTGCGCATGGCGCGGCTCCCTGTGGTCAAGACCCTGGCCGGCTACGACTTCTCCTTCCAGCCATCGCTCGATAAGAACCGCATCCTGGCGCTCGCCGGCCTCGACTTTATCGAACGAGCCGAGGTCGTCCATCTGCTCGGCCCTCCCGGCACCGGCAAAAGCCACATCGCTACAGCACTTGCCGTCGAGGCCGTCCGCGCCGGCAAAGCAGTCTACTTCATCCCGCTCGCCGATCTGATCGCGCAGCTTGCCAAAGCCGAGCGTGAAGGCACACTGAGGGAGAAGATCCGCTTCCTCACCAGGGCATCGCTGCTGGTCGTCGACGAGATCGGTTACCTGCCGGTCACGCCCGGCGGCGCCAACCTGTTCTTCCAGCTCGTCAACGCCCGCTACGAAAAGGGCGCCATGATCCTCACTTCCAATCGCGGCTTCGCCGAATGGGGAGAGGTCTTCGGCGATCCTGTCGTCGCCACCGCGCTGCTCGACAGGCTGCTGCACCACGCCGTCGTCATCCAGATCGAAGGCTCCAGCTACCGCATGCGTGAGCACGCGGCGCTCGTGCCCGAAAACGTCCGCAACGGCGCCCCGTTCAATCCGCACCCGCCAAAGCGCCGCGGGCGACCACCGATGAAAGGA encodes:
- the istB gene encoding IS21-like element helper ATPase IstB — its product is MASKRLMSCWAKSSLRENRRIKAALRMARLPVVKTLAGYDFSFQPSLDKNRILALAGLDFIERAEVVHLLGPPGTGKSHIATALAVEAVRAGKAVYFIPLADLIAQLAKAEREGTLREKIRFLTRASLLVVDEIGYLPVTPGGANLFFQLVNARYEKGAMILTSNRGFAEWGEVFGDPVVATALLDRLLHHAVVIQIEGSSYRMREHAALVPENVRNGAPFNPHPPKRRGRPPMKGKPDHEYG